The Ptychodera flava strain L36383 chromosome 7, AS_Pfla_20210202, whole genome shotgun sequence DNA window atttcgGATCGCTGACTTCGACatgttcgagggtctatgttatttCCGGGGCAGCTTAACTTTGCATCCAGTTTaatgcagttgttcattctataaatgcgtgttgctgttttacggcattgacaaagggttgagaacgaagtttttttgactttttggaaaagttctttgttttaactttaaatcgacattaagcagacatatttcataatcatttaataaaagttgtaatcacacaaaaaaatttttaaaaaaattcgaagttcaaattaaaaaaaatctaaaaaaatattttgttaaatttaaatcaagttctaaaatgtcacaggtatcatttgattgtttacatgtattgttgtttatttgtttaccttgtaaatataaatctaaataacttttttcatatatgcaaagtaaatatgatggaatatgattatcatatttctgtagatgttcacaatacataatgcatacagcgatcaatgtcacaggtatcatttgattttttacaggtattgttttttgtttaccttgtaaacagcattctaaataacctttttcatttatgaaaattaaaaaccattgaGCATTTCGTcagcaatatccacaaaaaatttcatcaattttcaataagaaatccttgagttattgcaaaaagcacaagaaattgcaattctagtttcctcaaacaatgttcaaaatggggtcacctggtggttatgataactacaggtgtctaccatggcataatttctaaataggagaaagtttttttcaaattcaacaggacatatctctgcatgtactgaaccgattttcatcaaagaaaatgcaatcaattggtcttgaagagagctttcttttgatatataatttattattattgtagctgtctatcaatttcatgtaaaatccctaaTATGAGTTTGATTCTTCAACTTGGCTCAAAGCCAAGGATAAGAAAACCATTTCTAATGCACATTTCATGGgttcaaaaaattgatattcatATGTATGTCAGCAAAGCCATTCAACATTTAGGTCTAAATTCATTGGTCAAGGTAAATGCCGTGTCTATGCGGTGACATTACAGCCATTGTCTTTTATGTGTCCTTGTGACATATGGCAAAAGTTTTGACTGATTTTAACCAGACAGATTCTTAGCATTGCAAATCTGCAGGTCCAAGTGAAACTTATATGGCTGGACATTGTACCACTGAATTTGACCACACCTGTAATATAACACTTTGTAGGATTCAGCTTTCCCCCAGTGTTATTAAGCCaatgagtgctgtaatttttcccaccacaattttaagtgcaacattttaccatttattatgaatttgctgtaattttttcgataatttcaaataaaatggaCATCTCATTCATTGgcttcagttttttatcaaaattttggcaaaaatcggaaaaaattgaccggggtaatttttgtaaaggtgacaaaaatttacttttgttCTCAAAAGGAAAACCATTACCAGTTTGTAGTGCtgatgaaattacaacataATTTTGCTGTATCATTTTTCAACTGCACTTATTGACTTGTTTGTCTTTTAATTTCCTACAGATCCACTACCGATGAAGTTACGAGCATTACCGCAGTCTTTCTGGCAGCAACCTAACGCCATCAACACTGCATCACCAGCTACAATGTATCCAGTACTACCTCCATTGTATAAACAGGATGCTGGTGAAGATGTCCTAGGTAAGGTCACTGAACTTTTGGAGTCCTCAATATGCTCTAGGTAGGATAGAATGTTTGTCATACCAATAGCTGGTTAATCCTGTCTCCCCTATTTCCCAGTGTAGAGGCCCAACTATACCATAGAAAGCAATAGGATATGGTCAAATCATGGTGATGAATTAGGGTTAAAACATCAACTACCCGTGTTACATGTGCCATTTTTCCAACATTTTGGATGTCTACAGTTTGGGATAATTATTGGCCCCAAAATCTGGAAAACATCAAGTTTGGAACTGAACTGAGCTAGTGATGAGTTGTTTAGATTTTTTACCTTTGACAAGTGAACTCTTTCAAGGAGATGGGTGTGAATTCCCCAGTATATGTACCTTCACTGGAGAATATAGTTTCCCGAAAGTTATGAGAAACACAGACTAAAAGTATAAATTTTCTAAAACTTCAATTCATATGGTAAACTCTGATCCAAGAAATAGTTCATTACAGACACATTGAAGATGTAATACTCAAATGTCATGAAACATGGAAAGAAGATGAAAAACTATTTGAACATTTCATATGCAGGGATAGCTATAATTGCTGATGAAAAACTAGTTTAGTTTCTCATGCAAAACATGCTGGCAAGACTGAAAAAGACTGGGCCTTAGAATGAACAGTCTTATATTTACAAATTAATACAATCCTAGGTGGTTTATCTGCTTTAAAAAGCTGTGGGAGGCCCCCTAAGAAAGCATCCATTGATTGAATAATCAGCTGTGCCAGATCACTGTGACATCTACAGTGTTGAATCAATGAATAATATGACAGTTGATTTGGAATGAACTCCCATGACAAGACAATATACTATGAAATCAAATATCTGTGGTTCTTTTGTCTGCAGATGTCAGACCGGTAACCCCACCTGACgaaagaaaagaagaagaaaaagatgaaaaggaaaaagaaagagagaaggaaaaagaaaaagagaaagagaaagagaaagaaagagagaaagacaaagacaaggaaaaagaaaaggaaaaagaaaaagagagTAAAGATAGTAAACCAGTGAAACGACCACAAATACAACCTAGACCTCCAGCAAGGATTATCACAGCGTCATCGGCAGAAACTGACTTACTAGTGACTCTCTTTGATGgaatagaaaatgacaagaaaaaaattataaagagGGGCAGGTAAGAACACTATGGCAATGTGAAACctgttgtgcaagaaattaattcaaccactttttttttttctcaaaacaaaattatatttaacTCTTATCAGTTTGACCACCGATGGAAATTGGGACTTTCTTAATCTCTAATAATGCGACCCACCAATCGTGACAagctgttttgaacattttatatttgataacatacacagaacaatacaatgtacagaATAGAATGTCTTAGTCGAGACTTCAGGAAAGTCCCCATTATATCTTTTAATCATCCAAAATGGTAAGCATTATAATCACTGaggaactgtcaaaaaagttaaattccTAATAATTAGACTactaaaattatttaaaatcttactaatttttgtaattattttttttctggtcaaattgATGGGGTTTTTATGGTAGTTCAAAATTCACCAGTTCCACATTGCTGGATTCGCCAGTACATGTCACAGATGTCATGACTGGTGGGAATACTCTCTGATCTGATATCTGAATTAGAAAATAAAAAACTTCCTCTTTTCCCTCCACAGACCTAAGAGGGTGCAGGTTACTGAAAGCAAAGGCCCACTCCAAGGAGATGATCCGTACATGTTGGACAACATTGCTGAGGGTCTCTTACCCATGTTATCACTTGAAAACTGCAAACACAGCACTGTGGCTACACATCAACTCTCCATGGTCTCTGTCAAAGAAGGTGATAAAAGTATTACTTTACCTTCACTTAGTGTGGAACAGAACTACTCACACATGCTCTCTGAGTTGGTGAAAGCGCTgtgaatggttaccatggtgaGGGAGTCAGGTGATGACTCCTAGAGGCCAAAGGTCACAGGTGCGAGTCTCCCTGAGTGCATCAGTCTTTATCGATAATACGGCAAATGGAAATTGAGAGTACAGCATTTGATGTACACCTTCATCAGCAGCGAACTATTGATCATTTAGCAGAACTGAAGACAAACCTTATTTGAGTGAAAACAAGGTGATAACACAtccgtggatgaaaagttttACAATAGCAGGTCACAAGATGGCTTCTCTGCAAGGATGCAAAATGCTGCCCTCAGGCAAAAAATTCAcagttgcttttgttttttttataataaCAAGAGTGAGGCTATTGTCCAACCATTAAAATCCAGTAAACTTAAGTTTTTGTATATTCAGCTCTGATAACATTTGAATTCAGATAACACAGGAGAAGATCTCTCAGAGGTCAAACAGCAAACCATGTTTTCCTTTCAGAGGTCAAATAACAAACCATGTTTCCCTCCCAGAGGTCAAATATCCCTCTCAGAGGTCTAATATGGCATGAGGTCAAATAACCAAAAGTGTTTCACCAAGAATCATGAATTAAATCACAGCCCACATTGAAAGTCGTAAGAGGAAAGTAATCAGCAACAACCAAACTGTGCAGTGTCTAGTGATGTGTACACGATGCTTGTGACTCCTGTGGCTTGAAACAAAACGACAATCTGAATCTGAAGCCAAGGTTAAGTTGTTGATGGAacgtttcaaaatttttgatcataagCTCAGTGTGGAATACTCAGACAAGAAGTATCATGTCAAACATAGAAGTATTCTTGACAGATTTTAAAATGGTTGAACAGGGAGTATTATGTCACAATGATGTTTTTgtgatttgaaatatgacagaCACAAGCTAAGTCTACAGTCACATTTGATCGAGTTTTCAGGTTCAAAAGAGTGGTACAGAGAAACTTGAAGTTTGGTTTCAAGCCATTGCAGTCACTAAGTCAATGTCTTTTATTCCAGAAcaatgcatatcaaatttctttgaatttcaaaacttaTTTTTATTCAAGCATGCATTTAGACATAACAAGAAACTCCTTCCAACTTTCTTGTGTTTCAGCTGTCAAATTAGTGActcatttgaaaatttattatttAAACTTTTCTAAATTCAAACTTTCTGTGTTGTCAGAATTCCCTCAATGTTGTTTTAGCTTTTGGACGTAATACCCTCAATGCCTTGCCCACTTTCTGATGTAAAATTCCATTCTTTCTGACTAATTCCATCCATTCTTGCAATTGTACTATactaatggttctactccggaataaaaaggatgtGATGCATTCTacacagactcagtacgcccaagagATCAAGTGAtcgcggtacaaacaaacccacatgtgcacTAACGCGTGTGGAAATACACCTTCGTCTATGTGCGTTTATACACGTGGGTTGGTTTGTACTGTGGTCCATTTGAATTCCGGGTTTGACCTATTCCCTCCATGTTATATTTTTGACTATATTCCCTCCACACCTTGCCCTCttttttgatgtaaaattccATTTTTTCTGACTAATTCCATCCATTCTTGCTATTGTACTATACTTGTTCCCTCCATGTTCTGTTTTAGACTCAATTCCCTCCTTGCTCACTTTCTGACTAATTCCATCCATTCCTATTTACTAATTCCCTCCATGTTGTTCTGTCCGTAGACACAATTGAGAATTTCTTCACCTAAAACTTCCTTTAAAATCGAGTTCCCTCCATGCTGTTACAACTGTTAGACTTAGAAAAGCTATTATACATTTTAAAACGACTTCCATCCATTTAAATTCTATCTTGGCCTTATAAACTTccctccattgtttttttcgcATTTACGTTTTCCTacctatttcacaattttcctttACAATATACCGGTACTTGCTTTCAGGATGTGGACATCATTCCCTCTGTActagaatttttaaaaaaatgcgaACTAGACTGCTTcctataatttacataaaatccCTCCATGTGTTCTACTTTTTAGACAAAATCCCTCCAAACTAGCCTGttttaaaccctttcacccctattCTCagtgtagaggtccaactttgccatagcTTACAATGCATATAGGTCAAACCATAgcggtgaaaaggttaaaccaATTCCTTTTGACAGTGATTCTTTTTTCAGATATCCTTCAACTTTCTATACTGTCTGCGTGGTTTGAGAATACATGTATTCGATCAAAACTTAAAAAAGCATGTCACTTGCACGGACTTCTGCGTGTAAGTTTCAAATTTGTGTGCTTTCAAACAAAGAATTATGTCAAATTctaaattgttgtcatgtgatCTCAGACACTTATGTTGCCACAGCAACAGAAATTATGTTTATACAATTGACATGTAATATAAtaagaaaatatgtaaattaagttttttttaatgaaaattatgaattttacttcacatgtgtacagtgtcttataacattgtaatatttgaaaatattcaggTAGGTGTGTGCCAAATTTATGATTGAAAAAGTTTGGCAGTTATAAGCATTCTGGAAAAAATTTGTATGATTCTGACATCATATGTGTATCACATGAACATCTCATGAACATCACATGAACATCGCATGGAATATGTATTGCATAAAATGCAGAGATATGAAGATTGAAGTGGTGATCtgtttcaaatatcacagattGATGATGAACAAGAATGTATCTTGTTCATATATTAGACAGTGATATCACATATGGGTCAGCTTCACTACATTATAACCAACAAAATTCTCTGTAactgatatttaaattatacCATGGACACCTTCTCTGTAATATAGcaatgtaaattaaaaaatgaatttatttcattatttatttgaatgtgGTGTAATATTAAGTTTTTATGATTTAGCTTGCTTTATTTATGACAAGTACTGaaagtttatttgttttcttAGATATATCATCGTTGTTTtgtgctgtttttgttttgttgacttgatcaaaatgatGATCGATGTTTGCTGCTGTGTCATTGCATTCTAAGTTTTGTCCATCTGACAGGAAAGCCGCTCTGTCAGATCGTTTCAGCAAATCTTAACATTAGCTTTGTGACCTAACCTTATCTTGAGTTGTTGGAATTCTGCCCTTTTAATTTGTGCTTTGTCAGAAATTTCATTTCTGTGAACATGTCCTTCTTGTAGCCTGTCTGCTTTTTTATCAATTGTGTTCCACTGTCGTAATGACCAATTGACATTTAGTTCCCCCATGGCGCCCTCTAGAAATGTTGGTTTTGCTCACTTTCTTTTTACGTGTTATGTCATTAATCTGAATTTGGCCAGATTTTCTATGTTGACACACATTTCCTGGTGTGCTATACTTGCAATACAAAGACTTTTCTCTCTTCAAGCTGCaaacccctaattccctgtaaacaggtccacaatcaccatagataacaatgagtttgggGAAAACCATTGTTGTGAAAGGGCTTATTAATTTGCCATTTGGATGCTTGCTATATTAGTCTGTATTTTGATAGAAATATACATAAGAGTAATCCTGTATTctggttgccatggtaacatcaCACTACTTGATACCGGGAATTCCAGTTATCCTGGTATCACATGGCTGTCCAGAAGACAAAAATGATGCTGGTAGTTtttaatataattttatataGCTATGACGTCTTCGATTGCTGTCAAAGTACTGACTTGTAGCGCCCTGATCATTGACTAAATGCCGTGGTTTATTTCTAAATACAATGCAAAAAAAGCTAACATTGTTAAGTAATGCGTATTTGTAATGTACAGAAAACAGTTTTTCTGTCATATTTCCTCATAAAATTTGCAATGTCTCTATGCCTAACATTGGATCTTCAATCCTGCAAAACTCCACAATTAATATTCATCTTTTAAAAGTCACTGATAGACACAAAAGCCAGTGTCTTATCATGCAAACTTTTGTATGttgtacaattattttgaaaagaatgacaTACGACGGAGTATGCAGTCCCAAATAATTGGTCACTAATGTTGTATAAATTCGTCTTGTAAGATGCAAATGCAAAAATGCTTTATTTTTGATACTCCAGATTGTGGACTTAATATGTATCTATACACACATTT harbors:
- the LOC139137675 gene encoding E3 ubiquitin-protein ligase BRE1A-like, which encodes MSGKRGPTLALSGSSDEENSDHDEVSPDACPTSPCSSTSSGPTYVRTAGFKHHGHTFTFQRTKQPKHKKKKQSFTTDCLVSTRKKDPLVLLGGLPKPKPKKDPLPMKLRALPQSFWQQPNAINTASPATMYPVLPPLYKQDAGEDVLDVRPVTPPDERKEEEKDEKEKEREKEKEKEKEKEKEREKDKDKEKEKEKEKESKDSKPVKRPQIQPRPPARIITASSAETDLLVTLFDGIENDKKKIIKRGRPKRVQVTESKGPLQGDDPYMLDNIAEGLLPMLSLENCKHSTVATHQLSMVSVKEGDKSITLPSLSVEQNYSHMLSELVKAL